From Ciconia boyciana chromosome 18, ASM3463844v1, whole genome shotgun sequence:
AAAGCCAGGAGTACGGACTCTGTTTTGAGCTTCCAGAATGCATATTAATGACTAACAGCTTAGGCACAGCATAAAACAGGGGCGAGTACATTTTAGGTCTTAGTCAAGAGAATGGCTTTGGATTtacagcagtgagggcaggacAGACCTCTTCTCTCCTGGCAATAAATGAATTTTCCACTTGGACTGTTTCTTCTTTGCCCATGATGGCAGCCTTCCTTCATAAGAAACGGCTAGTGCCACAGGCCATTCTCCAGGCTACTTCCCACCAGTGTCATTGTCCAAGGCCATGTGTTCAAGGATGTGGTTATGGAGTGGGCTGTGTGCTGCTACAATGCCCCGCTTACCTGAAAGCATTTGTCCTTTTAATGCTATAATAATACTTTGTCCTTTCTGTTAAGAACTCAAGGGACTCTACAAACCTCAGCAAATGACTCCACATCACCAGGAGGGGTGGAGAAATAAAAGCCCAGTGCAGTGACTTGCCAAAGGTTATATAGTGAGAACGTAGCAGAGCTTGGAGGGGAACTGGCTCTTtacttgttccagtgctttgCTTCAACCCCTAGAcctggaagaaggaggaggaaatacCACTGCTCTGTTTGTATAGTATTTGTAAGGTACTCACATACTATGGCAATGTGCACAGGCTAGGTCACTTCCTCCTTTAagagagtggctggaaagcagaactCTGGCCCTTGACTCCAATATCCAAGGGCCATTCCTGACCATGCAGTGACACAGGATTGCCCAGGACAGCTCTAAGCTGGTATGTCCAGCATGCAGTGAAATATTGTGGGACATACCAGCCCGGATTCCAAGAGCAGCCAGTCTCTCTTGCATGGTACTGAGACATGGGGCTTATTAGCTTATGCCTAGTGCTGTGGCATGGCTCTTCCCGGAGCTTGCTTGGCTGCCACTAACCCAGGGATCTTTGCAGTATGGTGCATATGAGGAATGCATTTAGAGACCCCTGTTATCAGCCAGGGATAGGAGctgttttttcagtattttcctccTACTCCAAGCTAAAAATACAACACAGTTAACTTGTCATTCGATCACAGTAAATGCTCCGCTGAAAGAAAATGACTCTAGGTGTCTGTTGCCAGAATTTATGACCTGGGCAAGTCTCTGCAGAAGCCTTGTCCAGGTTGAACGCAGCTCACTGAATGCAATCTATTTGCATGCCCCAGCCTTATCTTCCTAACCATCGAAGCAGACCATGGTTACAGCACTAGCTTGGCACAGATTGTTGCTGCCACTTGTCCAGGAGTTCCCACCTCACTGCTGGTCAGTCTGATGAACTGAATTCTGCATGTGGTGGAAATCCAGAGTAATAGTGACCTTGGAGGAATTCCTCTGGATTTGCATTTGAGCAGGTGATGTCAGATCTGGGCTGGTACCTGTTGTAATTGAAAAGTGAGAGGTCCCACAGGTTTCTTTGTCACCTACTGGGATGTGCAAGGCCCTGGGGTGCCAGAACATCAAAGCCAATGACATGACTTTGCCCGTCCCCAGGGGAACATAGGAAGCTATACGAGCTTTATGAGGTGGGCAGACCCACCCTGGATGGCAATGCTGGGGAGCGTCATCTTCCCTGGAGCATGCACTGGCAGTGGGGGCTCCAGCAAAGACCTGGAGCCATCCCTCACTTGAGACTGTGTTGGGTCTCTCGGTGCCTCCGTAGATCCACCTTGCGCTGGAAGCCCTTGGCACAGAGCTCACAGCTGAAGGGCTTGAAGCCAGTGTGCTTGCGGCTGTGAGTGATGAGGTTGGAGCTCTGGCTGAAGGCTTTGCCACATACCTGGCATTTGTGGGGCTTCTCCcctgcagggcagagaaaaTGGTAAGAAACACTTTGACAGATGAGAGAAGGGAGGTAGAAACGCTCTTTAGCAGACTCAGACCTGACTGGCTACGCTTGGGCATCAGGgtcctgccagcccagctgtCCTGCTAATGCGCCTGCACTCTGATCCAGCACCAGAGGGTGAGAAGAACCAGAGGCAATCCTCCCAGCTGTGTGGCCCATGCCCTGTCGGCATCCAGGGCTGGGTACAACCACGACATGCACTGGAGGCTGGTCAATAACCACCTCCCTGTCACACAGAGGAGGACACACATCTCAGTGATGCTTACACCTTCTGCTGTCTTACTGCACAGGGAAGAATGACTTTCCAGTGCCTCTGGACACTTATCCCCGGTCCAGTATCTCTGTGTCTGGGAACTATGTATGTGTATCAACATGATGGACTCTAATTTGCATTTGCTTATTgggaatattttgtttctcacCGGTGTGGATGTAAGTGTGTTTCTTCATATCCGACTTCTGGTGGAAGCGCTTGCCACAGTATTGGCAGGGATAGGGCCGTGTGTCTGAATGGATCAGTAGATGAGTGGAGAGGGTGGAGGAACGTTTGAATGTCTTCCCACACATCTTGCACTCAAAACTTCTTTCCTGTTAGGGAAAGAAAATCATGGGATGTCTGTGGCTGCAAGACATGTGACAGAGCTTGAAGAGTGTTAAGAGTGTAATAGTAGATTTGATAAGCAAATCTCCTCAGCTCATGGACTGATATGCTAGGTGCAGTACAAAGAGAATGTGGGGAGGGTTACTTATGGAAATTGATTACATCTTGTGATCCAAACTCCTGCGGCCTTTAGGAGGAGGCAAGGCACAGAAGAACCAGTAGCAACgatccctccctcccatccaAGGAATTCTCAAGGGCAGTCTGAGATTTGTGAGACCAAGATCTATGATCTATGGTCTTCAGAGCTCCTATCATTGTCATTGGGCGCCACAGGAAAGCCACCGTGTTTGTAACCTAGGAAATGTCACTTCCCTTATAATGGAGTAAGCAACAGCTAAGGTCCAAGCACTCATGAGCTCTGGAGAGCTGGTTCTCTGGAAACATGCTACCCACCTGGGAGTGAATATTGGTGTGCTGCTCCAGGCTTACAGCATGTCCAAAGGTTTTGCCACATACTTCACAAGCAAAGGGACGGGTCCCACTATGAGACCTTCGGACATGGACCTCCAGTCCATGGGGAGTGGAGAAtacctgcaaaacaaaatgccagTGACTTTTTGACATGAGGTAGCTGTGTCTCCAtctctgtttttaattccttctctttATTTGATTCTTCCCTCTCGTGGGCCATGTGAACTGCATCATTCCTAGTGTCCTTGTCACCAGTCAGGAGAACAAGTAGGTACACATTTTGAGCCGCATGCATCTCACTTTGGTGCAAGCCAGTGAAACACTGATGTATGCAATGAAAATGACTCCAGaccctccccatccctgagGTTCTCCTGTGACACACCTTGTTGCACTTCATACAGTGGTAGGTCTCCATGTCCGAGGAGTAATGCATGCTGTAATCCAGAGGGGGCTCGCTGCTTGGCAGGAGGTGGCTTCCGTACAGGCTAACTGGGTGGTCCAAGAGGGCTGACTGCATGGTGGAAGACATCTGTCGGTAGCTGTATGGCAAATGGAAAGCATCCCAAGAAAAGCCGGATTTGTAGAAGGTAGGGGTGCTTGTCGTGTTAATGCAGTCTTTGATCTGCAGACCTGGGATGGTCATCTCTGAGTTtgcaaaggagagggagaagcgAGTGTCATGCCGTTGCCTGCAGCTCGGCACCAGTAAAAAAGCTCCCCAGGTACCATTCCCCCATTTAATGGCCTGCCTGACCTTGGGAGTTGCAGTTGATAACTCCTTTGATTCAAATCGTGACCCCCACACAAAGTTCCTATTATGACTTTGATTTCAGTCTGAGGAAATTTTAGGGGAGAGGGGATGCTAAAGGAATATTAACCCCCCTACTAGCCCTGCTTCATGTGGTGTTTGAACAAGTATGATGTGGCCACCTGCCTTGACCCATAGAGCATGGAATTGCATTAGTCCTTGAGTTTTGGAGGCTCACTCATTGGAAATCATAGCATCATCCTTCAGGGAGATGCTGATCTAGACCAGAATCGCAAAGGGAAATACAGAATGCTGTCGATGAGCTCTGCCTGGGACAAGTTTGACCACTGATGTCAAGAGCTGCCATTTACTGAAAATCTGGACCCAGTTGTAGGGGTTCCATaagccagcccagccctgacCTCTTTTGCAAGTGTGGTCTTGGGTAGCAGACCTTGAGCTGAAGGGCCTGGCAGCATCCTGCTCAGGTACTGGACAGGgacactttcttctttcagttcagatgggtccttttcttgttttggaaCCACACATTCTAGGTCCTGTTTCTTGATGTCCTCCGGTGTCTTGTCTCCTATGGCTGTAATCACACAGTAGTGTCACAGTTAGTTTATTCTAGCTGTTAAGAGAAGAGTCTGTTAAGGTGGgttttgtatttatgtatgAACTCATGCTCGGATACATGAGCCCATGCTCAATCCCCTGAATAAATGCAGAGTGGTGCAATCAGCACGGCAATCAAGGTCTTTCCATTGCTGACAAAGGGAAATTCCAAGCAGGATGAGATAGGCAAGGTAGAGGGGGGCAGGAAGAAATGATAGGACACTTGATACCCTGTATAGTTAGAGAAAATTAACCGTAGAAGGCCACATACCTGTAAGAATcatttctctattttaaaacatttttatttgtgcGGGTAACTAACAATCACTAACTTATTAACCTCCCCACCCCTCTCCTAAAAGAGTTCGGTATTGTTAACCTGAATTTATGGCCAGCCaaggagggaagcagagaggggagGTAACTGCTTACGCAGTTGCAAAGGTGACCACAGAGCTTTGTCTCCTCCTGCCCACACTTCCATTTCTCCATGCTTGTCCCAGCCCTTAAAGAGACCAACCAGCACTGTTAGAAGTAGACTTCAGAGTAAGAATCTAAAATGGACAGAGGTTCAATACATGtgcctgctttctgctggagaTGAGACTGGGCTGCTGAAGGACAGTATTCATCTGTCGTCCAAACCCTCTTGTGCACCAGAGAGGCACAAGAAATGGCCAAAGGATGATGGCaggaactgaaattaaaatgtcacctcctttcttttttatcaaaCTTATCATAGGGCTGGACTCTAATTTGATAGCCAGGGCTAGAACAAAGGGTAAGTTGATCCTAGATTTGAATAAAGAACATTTGAATGGTGCCTGAAGGAAGAAGATAATTGCCCCGGCCCTGCCACTGCATGGATGGCTGTGGGAGAGCATGAacaggggcagagggaggacaGCAGGCACAAACAGAAGCAGTGTTGGTTTGTGTTAATATAGCATATAGCAGCCAGCCCTTCACCTGTGAGTGTGTAGGACTCCTTTCACAGTCAGTGTTACGGTATCACCAGTATCTTCTCACTCTAGCTGTAACCTTCCGTGCAAATCATAGGGAGGAGGTGGTAACACACTGAGGTAGAGAAGATGTAGGTCCAGAGAGAATGTGGACAGTGAACATAGCAAGCTGGAGATCGAGGTGGCAGAGCTGTGAGTTTGTAGAAGACTGACAACCAAGTGCAAGCTCTTTTCCCAACTGTTAGTTGCCTGAAGTTGGCCATCTTTCCCAAAAGTGACCAACTTCACACAGCAATCTTGTATCTCAAATCTCCCCAGCAACCCAGCAAGAAACAAAGGGAGGATCTAAATTCAGTTTCAGTGGGACAGCGTGGATTTGGCCTAGGGAAAGAGGGCACACGGTGGGGGATCAGTTTGTCCTTAGACTGACATCCCCGTGTGGAAGCCCTTAGTTGTTCTTTAGCTCACTCATCCTACTCCCTTAGCTTGCCTACGGAATTATCGATTTGCCTTCCTGTATTCTTACAAGCATAGCGGATGGATTGACTCACCAGTGAAGGGAGAGGTTATTGGATTCCACGTGAGTACAGGCAGGTCATCTTCCACAAAGCGGTGTTGATGATAGGTATGAGCCTTTTTGCTCTTCACCAAAAAGGAACGTGGCATTTTCCATTCACTGCCTGGGCAGAAATATAGAATAACGGCAGGTAAATATCTGTGGTTTAGGGGGTAATTTCTTAGTTGTTCCCCAGCACATCAGCTCCGTATGCAGACgtgatgagaaataaaacccttcTACTGGGGAGACGTAGAGTTCAGCTCAAAGGTCCCTC
This genomic window contains:
- the GFI1B gene encoding zinc finger protein Gfi-1b encodes the protein MPRSFLVKSKKAHTYHQHRFVEDDLPVLTWNPITSPFTAIGDKTPEDIKKQDLECVVPKQEKDPSELKEESVPVQYLSRMLPGPSAQEMTIPGLQIKDCINTTSTPTFYKSGFSWDAFHLPYSYRQMSSTMQSALLDHPVSLYGSHLLPSSEPPLDYSMHYSSDMETYHCMKCNKVFSTPHGLEVHVRRSHSGTRPFACEVCGKTFGHAVSLEQHTNIHSQERSFECKMCGKTFKRSSTLSTHLLIHSDTRPYPCQYCGKRFHQKSDMKKHTYIHTGEKPHKCQVCGKAFSQSSNLITHSRKHTGFKPFSCELCAKGFQRKVDLRRHRETQHSLK